A genome region from Hymenobacter tibetensis includes the following:
- a CDS encoding NmrA family NAD(P)-binding protein: MLNSILVTGATGTVSSEVVKALAGRGLAVRAGVRSIDKAAPLQAFRPNVQPVELDYTRPETVHAAFAGVNRAFLLTPFTEDQVAIGKQLVAAAQQAGVQQVVLLSGAGADAQPGTQINHWHREVEVHLEQSGLSYTVLRPSGFMQNFLTYNGVSIRQENKFYLAIGDGKVNYIDVRDIAAVAATVLTAPVASHCGQIYTLTGPAAVSSEEVAAALSEATGRPISYVAVPEEAAVEAMAQAPDWLRNGLLELYRLYKAGGANWVTSTVEDVTQRPPHSIEQFARDYRSQFAS; encoded by the coding sequence ATGTTGAATTCTATTTTGGTGACGGGCGCCACGGGCACCGTCAGCTCTGAAGTCGTGAAGGCCCTCGCCGGGCGAGGTCTGGCCGTGCGGGCCGGAGTGCGTTCAATCGACAAAGCCGCGCCGCTCCAAGCATTCCGCCCAAACGTGCAGCCTGTAGAGCTGGACTATACCCGCCCCGAAACCGTCCATGCCGCCTTCGCGGGAGTTAACCGCGCGTTTTTGCTTACGCCCTTCACCGAGGATCAAGTAGCTATTGGCAAGCAACTGGTGGCGGCGGCTCAGCAAGCCGGTGTACAGCAGGTGGTGCTCTTGTCCGGCGCCGGCGCGGATGCGCAGCCGGGCACCCAGATCAACCACTGGCACCGGGAAGTGGAAGTGCACCTCGAGCAAAGCGGCCTGTCCTACACCGTGCTGCGGCCCAGTGGCTTCATGCAGAATTTCCTGACTTACAACGGCGTCTCCATTCGCCAGGAAAACAAATTTTACCTGGCCATCGGCGACGGCAAAGTCAACTACATCGACGTGCGCGACATTGCCGCCGTAGCCGCCACCGTGCTTACCGCCCCTGTTGCCTCCCACTGCGGCCAGATCTACACGCTTACGGGTCCGGCCGCGGTTAGCTCCGAAGAAGTAGCCGCGGCTCTGAGCGAAGCTACTGGCCGCCCGATCAGCTACGTGGCCGTGCCCGAAGAAGCCGCCGTCGAGGCCATGGCGCAGGCGCCCGATTGGCTGCGCAATGGCCTTTTGGAGCTCTACCGACTCTACAAAGCCGGCGGTGCTAATTGGGTGACCTCTACGGTGGAAGATGTTACCCAGCGCCCCCCGCACAGCATCGAACAGTTTGCCCGCGATTACCGCTCGCAGTTCGCCTCCTAG
- a CDS encoding bestrophin family protein, with protein sequence MHAGRRFTLTEILVWTRREILVLFGLSLVPTVLYAGLGWHWLGMPWVPIALVGTATAFVVGFKNNATYSRLWEARQVWGSIVNTSRSWAVFVRDWVGSAPPTGPGFLDARQQLIYRHVAWLTALRFQLRESRAWEHMHEPANVEYARNYRIAERETILAEELAPYLTPAEAAYVLGKKNRATHLLALQSQQLKELLDHDHLNNLLHLQLVPLLVNLYEQLGRCERLKNFPYPRQFATLNLLFVRLFAGLVPFGLLPEFEKLGAHFVWLTIPFSMLVAWIFLAMEKAGETAENPFEGGPNDVPITALSRNIEIDLRELLDELTIPAALQAENNILL encoded by the coding sequence ATGCACGCCGGTCGCCGCTTCACTCTGACGGAAATTTTAGTTTGGACCCGGCGAGAAATCCTAGTGCTTTTTGGGCTCTCCCTGGTGCCTACTGTGCTTTACGCCGGGCTGGGCTGGCACTGGCTGGGCATGCCCTGGGTGCCCATCGCGCTGGTGGGCACGGCCACGGCCTTTGTGGTGGGCTTTAAAAACAATGCCACCTACAGCCGCCTCTGGGAAGCTCGGCAGGTGTGGGGATCCATCGTCAACACCAGTCGGTCGTGGGCGGTGTTCGTGCGGGACTGGGTCGGCTCTGCGCCCCCTACCGGACCGGGCTTTCTTGATGCACGTCAGCAGTTGATCTACCGGCACGTGGCCTGGCTCACGGCCCTGCGGTTTCAGCTGCGCGAGTCCCGGGCCTGGGAACACATGCACGAGCCTGCCAACGTGGAATATGCCCGCAACTACCGCATTGCCGAGCGGGAAACTATCCTGGCCGAAGAACTGGCCCCTTATCTCACCCCAGCCGAGGCCGCCTACGTGCTTGGTAAAAAGAACCGGGCTACCCACTTGCTCGCCTTGCAGTCCCAGCAACTAAAAGAACTACTTGACCATGACCATCTCAACAATCTGCTGCATCTGCAGTTGGTGCCACTGCTGGTAAACTTGTACGAGCAGCTAGGTAGGTGTGAACGCCTCAAAAACTTCCCCTACCCGCGCCAGTTCGCCACTCTCAACCTGCTTTTTGTGCGCCTGTTTGCGGGCCTCGTGCCTTTCGGCTTGCTGCCGGAGTTCGAAAAGCTGGGCGCGCATTTCGTTTGGCTTACGATTCCCTTCAGCATGCTGGTAGCCTGGATTTTCCTAGCCATGGAAAAAGCGGGAGAAACCGCCGAAAACCCATTCGAGGGCGGGCCCAACGACGTGCCCATCACGGCCTTATCCCGCAACATTGAAATCGACCTGCGCGAGTTGCTGGACGAACTGACTATTCCGGCCGCTCTGCAAGCGGAAAACAACATCTTACTCTAG
- a CDS encoding NADH:flavin oxidoreductase/NADH oxidase, whose product MALSIFSPLTIRGMTLKNRLVVSPMQQYLTPDGLVGTWHMVHLGSRAVGGAGLIITECSAVSPEGRNTLFDTGLWNDEQVAAWQPIVQFVQEQGAKIAIQLWHAGGKGSHRHPQEGMTYLPPTEGGWLPKGPSPTALGNGLAAEALTLAEMETIKANFVAATQRAVQAGFDSIELHAAHGYVFHQFYSGLTNHRTDQYGGSFENRIRLLVETVQAMRQVMPEAMPLLARLSVVDYSDDPRAWQLADGVRLSAILKVHGVDVVTASGGGFVTVDPATVFPSYQVPMAEKIKTETGVITGAVGMINEAQQANAIIASGQADLVLMARELLRDPYFPLRASRELHLTAEVPQPYKRAF is encoded by the coding sequence ATGGCGCTCAGCATATTTTCGCCTCTTACCATTCGGGGCATGACCCTGAAAAACCGGCTAGTGGTGTCGCCCATGCAGCAGTACCTCACGCCCGATGGCCTAGTGGGCACTTGGCATATGGTACACTTAGGCAGCCGGGCTGTGGGTGGCGCGGGCCTTATCATCACCGAGTGTTCGGCCGTTTCTCCCGAAGGCCGCAACACCTTGTTCGACACGGGTCTGTGGAATGACGAGCAAGTGGCCGCCTGGCAACCCATCGTGCAATTTGTGCAGGAGCAAGGCGCTAAAATCGCCATCCAGCTCTGGCATGCCGGTGGCAAAGGCAGCCACCGCCACCCCCAAGAAGGCATGACTTATCTTCCCCCCACCGAAGGCGGCTGGCTTCCGAAGGGACCCTCGCCCACAGCGCTGGGCAATGGCCTCGCAGCGGAAGCCCTGACACTGGCCGAGATGGAGACCATCAAGGCCAACTTTGTGGCGGCCACCCAACGGGCTGTGCAGGCCGGATTCGATAGTATTGAATTGCACGCGGCGCACGGGTACGTGTTCCACCAGTTCTATTCCGGGCTGACCAACCACCGCACCGACCAGTACGGCGGCAGTTTCGAAAACCGCATCCGCCTATTAGTGGAAACGGTGCAAGCCATGCGCCAAGTGATGCCCGAAGCCATGCCGTTGCTGGCCCGCCTGTCGGTGGTCGATTATTCCGATGACCCACGCGCCTGGCAGCTCGCCGACGGGGTACGGCTGTCGGCCATTCTCAAAGTCCACGGCGTGGATGTTGTTACGGCTTCGGGCGGTGGCTTTGTCACCGTTGATCCGGCCACCGTGTTTCCCTCCTATCAAGTGCCAATGGCTGAGAAAATTAAGACGGAAACCGGCGTTATTACCGGAGCCGTGGGCATGATCAACGAGGCTCAGCAAGCCAATGCCATTATTGCCAGCGGGCAGGCCGACCTCGTACTCATGGCCCGTGAGTTACTGCGCGACCCTTATTTCCCACTGCGGGCTTCGCGGGAGTTGCACCTGACTGCCGAGGTGCCTCAGCCCTACAAGCGCGCCTTTTAA
- a CDS encoding FAD binding domain-containing protein, whose amino-acid sequence MGILIVGGSMAGLCAGIALRCKGYEVDIYERSAVTIESRGAGLVVQPDLQHYMIEHGLIPKELFGVPATFGQVLDYTGRVMIKYPISGSFTSWNHLWKNLKAHIPAENYHFSHQLAQVTQDDKQATATFTNGTVVSGDLLLGADGYQSAVRQYLLPGVGPTYAGYLVYRGLVPEEDLTPAEVALFANGITFFPYEHARILAYMVPGDNGEVMPGHRLLNWAWATNTPAPELAELLLDKDGRARPSSVPPSYLSARSLARITQLADQHLPDVFRRIVAETKQPFLQAVMELMVPKMYEGRVAIMGDAAFVVPPQTGAGTSKAYNDAISLAEALHYNATLKPALAQWENDRNRQARKLFAQGKQIAFQSGLGME is encoded by the coding sequence ATGGGTATCCTTATTGTTGGCGGGTCTATGGCAGGCTTGTGCGCGGGCATTGCCCTGCGCTGCAAAGGCTATGAGGTGGACATCTACGAGCGGTCGGCTGTTACTATCGAAAGCCGGGGGGCAGGCCTTGTCGTGCAGCCGGATTTGCAGCATTACATGATCGAGCACGGCCTCATTCCCAAAGAGCTATTTGGGGTGCCCGCTACCTTTGGGCAGGTGCTCGATTACACGGGGCGGGTGATGATAAAATACCCTATCAGTGGTTCGTTTACCTCTTGGAACCACCTGTGGAAGAACCTGAAGGCGCATATTCCTGCCGAAAATTACCACTTCTCCCACCAATTGGCGCAGGTGACGCAGGACGACAAGCAGGCCACCGCCACCTTCACCAACGGCACGGTAGTTAGCGGCGACTTGCTGCTGGGCGCCGACGGCTATCAGTCGGCCGTGCGGCAGTACCTGCTGCCGGGTGTGGGCCCTACTTACGCCGGCTACCTGGTGTATCGGGGCTTGGTGCCCGAAGAAGATCTAACGCCTGCCGAAGTAGCCTTGTTTGCCAACGGCATTACGTTTTTCCCTTACGAGCACGCCCGTATCCTGGCCTATATGGTACCCGGCGACAATGGGGAGGTAATGCCCGGCCACCGCCTGCTCAACTGGGCCTGGGCCACCAATACCCCCGCCCCAGAGCTAGCCGAATTGCTGCTCGACAAAGATGGCCGCGCGCGCCCATCCAGCGTGCCCCCATCCTACCTCAGCGCCCGCAGCCTGGCCCGTATCACCCAACTGGCCGACCAGCATCTGCCCGACGTGTTTCGGCGCATCGTGGCTGAAACCAAGCAGCCTTTCTTACAGGCCGTGATGGAGTTAATGGTGCCCAAGATGTATGAAGGCCGCGTGGCCATTATGGGCGATGCGGCCTTTGTAGTGCCGCCCCAAACCGGTGCCGGTACCTCCAAAGCCTACAACGATGCAATTTCCCTGGCCGAGGCCCTACACTATAATGCGACTCTCAAGCCGGCCCTGGCTCAGTGGGAAAACGACCGGAATCGACAGGCCCGCAAGCTGTTCGCCCAGGGCAAGCAAATTGCTTTTCAAAGCGGCTTAGGAATGGAGTAG
- a CDS encoding type I glyceraldehyde-3-phosphate dehydrogenase → MKNIALYGFGRIGRQFLRVALSKRLFVPVSVSDIRDEATLAALFAVDTNYGRWAEPVAGTTGKLRIGAQEIPYLNSATEIPDWSALGVDLVVDCTGRATTRAGAQAHLDRGAKYVLVSAPSKSLADCDAVLLKGINLDTFDPAQHHIVSMGSCTTNALAAPIKVILENFGIQYGLFSTVHSYTNTQSLTDQPMKDRRDSWAAAENIIPSSSGAARALQFIWPNLHITGKAYRVPTRTGSIAELNLVTEKECTIDEVKDAFRRAAQQGPLHGVLDVLEEEWASSRIVADPHTALIDLPLTAKQGQLLSVASWYDNEWGFSNRLAEVAGYLAERI, encoded by the coding sequence ATGAAAAACATTGCGCTGTATGGATTTGGCCGCATCGGGCGGCAGTTTTTGCGGGTAGCGCTATCTAAGCGCCTGTTCGTGCCAGTATCCGTTTCCGACATTCGGGACGAGGCCACGCTGGCGGCGCTTTTCGCCGTGGACACCAACTACGGGCGGTGGGCGGAACCCGTAGCGGGCACCACCGGTAAACTGCGTATCGGCGCGCAGGAAATTCCCTACCTCAATTCCGCCACCGAAATACCTGATTGGTCCGCCCTGGGTGTGGACCTGGTGGTGGACTGTACGGGCCGCGCCACCACCCGCGCCGGGGCCCAAGCTCATCTGGACCGGGGCGCCAAGTACGTACTGGTGAGTGCGCCCAGCAAGAGCCTTGCCGACTGCGACGCCGTGCTGCTCAAGGGCATCAACCTCGACACCTTCGACCCCGCCCAGCACCACATCGTGAGCATGGGTAGCTGCACCACCAACGCGCTGGCAGCGCCCATCAAGGTCATTCTGGAAAACTTCGGGATTCAGTACGGCCTGTTTTCGACGGTGCACTCCTACACCAACACTCAGTCGCTGACCGACCAGCCCATGAAGGACCGACGCGACTCCTGGGCGGCGGCCGAGAACATCATTCCCTCCTCCTCCGGGGCCGCGCGGGCGCTGCAGTTCATCTGGCCCAACCTGCACATCACGGGCAAAGCTTACCGCGTGCCCACCCGCACCGGCAGCATCGCCGAGTTGAACTTGGTGACTGAAAAGGAGTGCACAATCGACGAAGTGAAAGACGCGTTTCGGCGGGCAGCGCAGCAAGGGCCACTGCACGGCGTACTTGACGTGCTGGAAGAGGAATGGGCCTCTTCGCGCATCGTGGCTGACCCGCACACCGCCCTCATTGACCTGCCCCTGACGGCTAAGCAGGGCCAGCTCTTGTCGGTGGCCTCGTGGTACGACAACGAATGGGGCTTCTCCAACCGCTTGGCCGAAGTGGCGGGCTACCTGGCCGAGCGTATCTGA
- a CDS encoding UBP-type zinc finger domain-containing protein: protein MASVCSHLSALDTAHLNIAPQHVCPECVALGDTWVHLRVCQQCGHVGCCDQSKNTHATKHFHATQHPVVSSAEPGEYWVFCYPDQEFAEY, encoded by the coding sequence ATGGCCTCTGTTTGCTCTCACCTCTCGGCGCTCGACACGGCGCACCTGAATATAGCTCCGCAACACGTCTGCCCCGAATGTGTGGCCTTGGGCGACACCTGGGTGCACCTGCGCGTGTGCCAGCAGTGCGGCCACGTTGGCTGCTGCGACCAATCGAAAAACACCCACGCCACCAAGCACTTTCACGCCACCCAGCACCCGGTGGTATCCTCGGCCGAGCCCGGTGAGTATTGGGTTTTCTGCTACCCTGATCAGGAATTCGCGGAGTACTAG
- a CDS encoding sensor histidine kinase — protein sequence MAHLLPADPTVLPSITAFQGLPPDVLTWLLQAGHLRHYADGEVIVQAGAPADRLLAVVRGGTHTQLPGAPSTRGFRLEVGDVGGLLPYSRLEFFPAQGLAVGDTVLFELPRSQFATLEQVSPELVQRLIGVMNDRARDLVRTQERDDKLRALGKLSAGLSHELNNPAAAISRAADSLTTALHVIPARLIALLATCPPAETLATITALAVLPAELPRPLSALQAADREDELADWLETQGCPDGAALAPSLLDAGLDAAALTPVAARLPANTRPAAFAWLSGHLTAARLTRDISEASRRISTLVDDVKTYSHMDRAGGREKLAVTTGLDSTLHLYAHALRQKNVRLTRDYSPDLPLVLGQAGSLNQVWTNLIDNALDAMPATGGELTLRVDRQGSCLVISVEDNGTGITTEVLAHMFEPFYTTKPLGEGSGLGLDIARRIVQEHGGRLEAVSRPGCTKFTVWLPLG from the coding sequence ATGGCCCACCTCCTGCCCGCTGATCCTACCGTACTGCCCAGTATCACCGCGTTCCAAGGCTTGCCTCCCGATGTGCTGACCTGGCTGCTCCAGGCCGGGCACCTGCGCCACTATGCCGATGGGGAAGTCATCGTGCAGGCGGGGGCGCCCGCCGACCGCTTGCTGGCTGTAGTGCGCGGGGGCACCCACACCCAACTGCCGGGTGCTCCCAGCACCCGTGGGTTCCGGCTGGAAGTCGGCGACGTGGGCGGCCTGCTGCCGTATTCCCGGCTCGAGTTCTTTCCGGCGCAGGGCCTGGCTGTGGGTGACACCGTGCTGTTTGAGCTGCCCCGCTCCCAGTTTGCAACCCTGGAGCAGGTAAGCCCCGAACTGGTGCAGCGCTTGATAGGCGTTATGAACGACCGGGCGCGTGACTTGGTGCGTACGCAGGAGCGCGACGACAAGCTGCGCGCCTTAGGCAAGCTCTCGGCCGGCCTCTCGCACGAACTCAATAACCCGGCGGCGGCCATTAGCCGGGCAGCAGACTCGCTAACGACGGCACTGCACGTCATTCCGGCCCGGCTGATTGCGCTGCTGGCTACCTGCCCGCCCGCCGAAACCCTAGCCACCATTACGGCGCTAGCCGTGCTGCCGGCCGAATTACCGCGGCCCCTTTCGGCCCTGCAAGCAGCTGACCGTGAAGACGAGTTAGCCGACTGGCTGGAAACCCAGGGTTGCCCCGATGGCGCTGCCCTTGCCCCCAGCCTGCTTGATGCCGGCCTGGACGCGGCCGCCTTGACTCCGGTGGCGGCCCGGTTGCCTGCCAATACGCGGCCCGCCGCCTTTGCCTGGCTCAGTGGTCACCTCACGGCCGCTCGCCTCACGCGCGACATCAGCGAGGCCTCCCGGCGCATCAGCACGCTGGTGGACGACGTGAAAACCTACTCACACATGGACCGGGCTGGGGGCCGCGAAAAGCTGGCCGTGACCACCGGGCTCGACAGTACACTCCACCTATATGCCCACGCGCTGCGGCAGAAAAACGTGCGTCTGACCCGTGACTATTCCCCCGACCTGCCGCTGGTGCTGGGCCAGGCAGGGAGCCTCAATCAAGTCTGGACCAACTTGATTGACAACGCGCTGGATGCCATGCCTGCCACCGGTGGAGAATTGACGCTGCGCGTCGACCGGCAAGGCAGTTGCCTGGTTATCAGCGTGGAGGATAACGGCACGGGTATTACTACCGAAGTATTGGCCCACATGTTCGAGCCCTTCTACACCACCAAGCCCCTCGGCGAGGGCAGCGGCCTGGGGCTCGACATTGCCCGGCGTATTGTGCAGGAACACGGCGGCCGCCTGGAAGCTGTTTCCCGACCCGGCTGCACCAAGTTTACTGTTTGGCTGCCGCTTGGCTAG
- a CDS encoding oxidoreductase has product MPDSPAFPSAYRPTLQHPLHSGFTAASTAAEVIRGIDLNGRVAIVTGGYAGLGLETVRALHGARAQVIVPARDTSRAAHALQGLAGIELEALDLLDPASIDALAARFVASGRPLHLLINSAGIMAGPLTRDARGYESQLATNHLGHFQLVGQLWPALVRAQGARVVAVSSRGHRRSPVVFDDPNFERRPYDPWEAYGQSKTANILFARELDKRGQAAGIRAFSLHPGSIAGTGLSKHVSLEQLRQMGAVDADGAPILDPARGLKTVAQGASTGVWCATSPQLAGRGGVYCEDNDIAPLYTPVTQSDGSTPTQGMIGVMPYAVDETDAARLWTLSEQLTGTVYPR; this is encoded by the coding sequence ATGCCTGATTCACCCGCTTTCCCTTCTGCTTATCGACCCACGTTGCAACACCCCCTGCACTCGGGCTTCACCGCCGCCAGCACGGCCGCCGAAGTAATCCGTGGGATTGATCTCAACGGCCGGGTGGCCATTGTGACGGGGGGCTATGCTGGCCTCGGCCTCGAAACCGTGCGGGCGCTGCACGGCGCGAGGGCGCAGGTTATCGTGCCAGCGCGTGACACCAGCCGGGCGGCCCATGCTTTGCAGGGCCTGGCCGGCATTGAACTGGAAGCGCTGGATTTGCTTGACCCGGCTTCCATTGACGCGCTGGCGGCCCGGTTTGTGGCCAGCGGCCGGCCGCTGCACCTGCTCATCAACAGCGCGGGCATCATGGCGGGCCCGCTGACCCGCGACGCCCGAGGCTACGAATCGCAGTTAGCGACCAACCACCTGGGGCATTTTCAGCTGGTGGGCCAGCTCTGGCCGGCGCTGGTTCGGGCGCAGGGCGCACGGGTAGTAGCGGTGTCGTCCAGGGGGCACCGCCGCTCACCCGTGGTCTTCGACGACCCCAACTTCGAGCGCCGCCCATATGATCCGTGGGAGGCCTACGGTCAGTCGAAGACCGCCAACATTCTGTTTGCACGGGAACTGGATAAGCGCGGGCAGGCAGCGGGCATTCGAGCCTTCTCGCTGCATCCGGGTAGTATTGCGGGTACGGGCCTGAGCAAGCATGTCTCCCTAGAGCAGCTGCGGCAGATGGGGGCTGTAGACGCCGACGGCGCTCCCATTCTCGACCCCGCCCGCGGCCTGAAGACGGTGGCGCAAGGGGCCTCAACCGGCGTGTGGTGTGCCACCAGCCCGCAGCTGGCTGGCCGGGGCGGCGTGTACTGCGAAGACAACGACATTGCGCCTCTCTATACACCGGTCACCCAGTCCGACGGCTCTACTCCTACGCAGGGTATGATTGGGGTCATGCCGTATGCGGTGGATGAGACGGACGCCGCCCGCCTGTGGACCCTCAGTGAGCAGCTCACGGGCACAGTGTACCCTCGATAA
- a CDS encoding FAD-dependent oxidoreductase, translated as MKKPAILVVDDDPQVLGAITQDLRREFRQAYRILSARSGPEALATLDELRTRTEPLALVLADQRMPEVEGVEVLAHALALFPEAKRVLLTAYADTAAAIRAINSAQLDYYLLKPWDPPEQLLYPVLHDLLRSWQATYRPAFAGVRLVGFQWSPLSHELKDFFSGYLMGYQWLDIEKDAEAATLLATTSFAVDDLPVVVCPDGQALSRPDKADLGRHLGLLVAAQEELYDVVIIGAGPAGLAAAVYGASEGLKTLLIERQTPGGQAGASSRIENYLGFPTGLSGSELAHRAWAQATRLGAEFMAPQEVVSLHVQDGYKVLTLGDQSVVRTKAVVLTTGVSYRTLDAPGLERLSGAGVYYGAARTEARSCSNQPVYIIGGGNSAGQAAMFLSTYASRVFIVIRGESLATSMSTYLITQIEQTPNIEILPHTQLREACGGNSLEAVVVQRDGQVPEKHPARALFIFIGAKPSTEWICHLVPCDAKGYLLTGRDLLTDPRHAASWKLNREPYLLETGVPGLFAAGDSRAGAMARVASAVGEGSMAIKFVHQYLAE; from the coding sequence ATGAAAAAACCCGCCATCCTAGTAGTTGACGATGATCCGCAGGTACTTGGGGCCATTACCCAGGACCTGCGTCGCGAGTTTCGGCAGGCCTACCGCATACTGAGCGCGAGGTCAGGGCCGGAGGCGCTGGCGACGCTCGACGAGCTGCGCACCCGAACTGAACCGCTGGCTCTGGTGCTAGCCGACCAGCGCATGCCTGAAGTGGAAGGGGTAGAGGTGCTGGCGCACGCGCTAGCGCTGTTTCCCGAAGCCAAGCGCGTGCTGCTGACCGCCTACGCCGATACGGCTGCCGCCATCCGGGCTATCAATTCGGCACAGCTCGACTACTACCTGCTTAAGCCCTGGGACCCGCCCGAGCAGCTGCTCTATCCCGTGCTGCACGATTTACTGAGGAGTTGGCAAGCTACGTACCGGCCGGCTTTTGCGGGCGTGCGGCTCGTTGGGTTTCAGTGGTCGCCGCTCTCGCACGAGCTAAAGGACTTTTTCAGCGGCTACCTAATGGGATACCAATGGCTGGATATTGAAAAAGATGCCGAGGCGGCCACGCTGCTGGCTACCACCTCCTTCGCAGTCGATGACCTGCCGGTGGTGGTCTGCCCCGACGGCCAAGCCCTGTCCCGCCCCGACAAAGCCGACTTAGGCCGGCACTTGGGCCTACTGGTTGCGGCGCAGGAGGAACTGTACGATGTCGTGATTATCGGGGCGGGGCCGGCCGGGCTGGCCGCGGCCGTGTACGGAGCCTCCGAGGGCTTGAAAACGCTCCTCATCGAACGCCAAACGCCGGGTGGGCAGGCCGGGGCCTCGTCGCGCATCGAGAACTATTTGGGCTTCCCCACCGGCCTGAGCGGCAGCGAGCTAGCCCACCGCGCCTGGGCGCAGGCCACGCGCCTCGGGGCCGAGTTTATGGCCCCGCAGGAGGTAGTAAGCCTGCACGTGCAGGACGGTTACAAGGTGTTGACCCTGGGCGACCAGTCGGTCGTCCGCACCAAAGCCGTGGTGCTGACCACCGGCGTCAGCTACCGCACGCTCGACGCGCCGGGCCTGGAGCGCCTGAGCGGGGCGGGCGTGTACTACGGGGCCGCCCGTACCGAAGCGCGCAGTTGCAGCAACCAGCCAGTGTACATCATTGGCGGGGGCAACTCGGCGGGGCAGGCAGCCATGTTCCTGTCCACCTACGCCTCGCGGGTGTTTATTGTCATTCGTGGCGAAAGCCTAGCGACCAGCATGTCAACCTACCTCATCACCCAAATTGAGCAGACGCCCAACATCGAAATTTTGCCTCACACCCAGCTGCGAGAAGCCTGCGGCGGCAACTCTCTTGAAGCCGTGGTGGTGCAGCGTGATGGGCAGGTGCCGGAGAAACACCCGGCCCGAGCCCTCTTTATCTTCATCGGGGCCAAGCCCAGCACCGAGTGGATTTGCCACCTAGTACCCTGCGACGCCAAGGGCTACCTGCTCACCGGCCGAGACCTGCTGACTGACCCGCGCCACGCTGCTTCCTGGAAGCTGAACCGCGAGCCCTATCTATTGGAAACCGGCGTGCCGGGCCTTTTCGCCGCCGGCGATAGTCGGGCCGGCGCAATGGCCCGCGTGGCCTCTGCGGTGGGCGAGGGCAGTATGGCCATCAAGTTTGTGCATCAATACTTAGCCGAGTAA
- a CDS encoding SRPBCC family protein translates to MASTITKTINIQTSPERVWDFLNDLANWPQWAIHNVFSATPGENGYWNMEGPRGMQHVKMLSNKKFGILDQEFNDPVEGDWLVPCRVVAGNEGAHFMMTFTKPEAMPDEAFHQAVQLIEQEMNKLKELLENN, encoded by the coding sequence ATGGCCAGCACTATCACCAAAACCATCAACATCCAAACCAGCCCCGAGCGGGTATGGGATTTCCTTAATGACTTAGCCAACTGGCCACAATGGGCAATTCACAACGTGTTCAGCGCGACGCCCGGCGAAAACGGGTACTGGAACATGGAAGGTCCGCGGGGTATGCAGCACGTAAAAATGCTATCAAATAAGAAATTCGGCATCCTGGACCAGGAATTTAACGACCCAGTGGAGGGTGATTGGCTGGTGCCGTGCCGAGTAGTAGCAGGTAATGAAGGGGCACATTTCATGATGACCTTTACTAAGCCGGAGGCAATGCCAGATGAGGCGTTTCACCAGGCTGTGCAATTAATTGAGCAGGAAATGAATAAGCTTAAAGAATTGCTGGAGAACAACTAG